Below is a genomic region from Bacillus mycoides.
GTATAGGAATTCTATGCAAAAATAATCATCCGTTTCCAAGCGTTATGATGGCAAGCTTAAAAATTGGAGCGGTATTTATTCCGCTTAATCATCAGCTTACTGCTTATGAATTAGAATCGATTGTAAAAGAAGCGAGATTAAAAGTATTAGTTATTGATGATGAATTTAGTGAAGTTGTATTAAAGATTAATGGAGTTAAAGAAATTCCTTATGTAATTGAGACGACAAAAGAAGGATTTGGCTCATTTGAATTAAAATTAAAGGAACAGCCAATAACAGAGCCGAATGTGGAAGTTCATGAAGATGATGATGCCATTTACTTATTTACTTCAGGAACGACTGGACAGGCAAAAGCATGTGTAATTGGTCATAAAAACTTACACCATTATTTTACTGAAATTGCGGGGCAAAGAGAAATTCCAGCAGGTGAACGCTTTTTATCAGTGCACCCATTGTTTCATATGAGTGGTGTGCTTTCTATTTTAAATTGTATTTATCATGGCGTTACGATGGTCTTTTTAGCTGATTCGAATCCTACTCTTATTTGGGATAAGATTGAAGAAGAGAAAATTACTACGATGCTTGCGTTCCCAGCTGTTTATAGTTACATGCTTGATGAATTAGATAAAAAAGAGCGCAACATTTCGGCCTTTAAAGTAGCGCAAAGTGGTGGTACAAAGGTGCCAGAAACACTCATTCAAAAATATATGGAAAAAGGCATTTATATGGTGCAAGGTTATGGGAGTACAGAAGGTTGGGTAGTAACTTCTTGGCATCCAAATATGGGAAAAGAAAAAATGTCTTCTGTAGGGAAAACTTTGAAACATGTAGAGCTGAAAATTGTTCATCCAGAAACAGGTGATGAGCTAACAACAAATAAAGTTGGAGAGATTCACGTGAAAAGCCCGTACATGTTTAAAGGATATTGGAATAATGAAGAGGCAACAAAGAAGGTAGTAAAAGATAATTGGTTTAACATGGGTGATGCCGGTATGATAGATGATGATGGATTTCTACATATTATGGGAAGATATAAAGACGTTATCGTACGCGGTGGTGACAACGTATATCCAGATCAAGTAGAAGATGTAATTCATGAAATAAATGGCGTTTTAGAAGTTGCAGTAGTTGGGATTCCAAATGACTTTTGGGGGGAGGTTCCAACAGCTTACATTGTAAAGGACATTCAAACGTCTTTAACAGAAGAAGAGATTATTCAGCATTGTAAAGAAAAACTAGCAAGCTATAAAATACCAGAAGTTGTATTTATGGACGAATTACCGAAAAACGCTTTAGGGAAAGTGTTGAAGAGGGAATTAAGGGATGTTTTTCTTGTGAAATAAAAGGTTATTAAATAATGAAGAATCCAGTTATGTAAAAAGCATAACTGGATTTTTGTTTATAAAAAACATAATGATTTACTAGATTTTGTATTTTGTGTAAGATAATAAAGAATATTCAATTAACAATTAAAGGAAGAGATATAAATGAAGCTGCCACTATTACAAGTAGAGACAGAGAGACTGATTATTCGTCCATTTCAAAAAGAGGATTATGAAAGTTGGTTAGATGGATTCAATAAGAGGTTACCATCTCAATATAAATACGATGATGGCTATCATGACATGTCGTCTTCAACGAAAGAATGGTTTACGGAATGGATAAGAGGATTTGATGAGGCGGCAAGACGGGATGAAATGTACGTTCTAGGTATTTTTCAGAAAGAAGATGGCGCCAATATTGGAAAGCTAGAACTTATAAAAATTTTACGTATGGACTATCAATGGGCGATGATGGGTTACTCTATTCATAATCAACATTGGAAAAATGGATACGGAGCAGAAAGTGTAATAGCTGCGCTGCCGTTATTTTTTAATGGCCTTCAATTTCATAGAATCGAATTACATATACATATCGATAATGAGCCATCTATTCGTCTTGCAGAAAGAGCTGGTTTTTCATTTGAATGTACGAGAGAGGCATTTTCTATGGGGAATGGTAAGTGGGTAGATTTTCTTATTTATTATAAAAATAATGAAACGAACAAATAAGGGGATAAAAAATGAAGACTATAAACGTATTTCATTACGACGCATTTACGAATAAACCAAATATGGGAAATCCAGCAGGTATTGTATTAGAGGCGGATGGATTAACGGAAGAGGACATGCAGCGTATTGCTGAAAAAGTTGGATTTAACGAAACATCTTTCGTTCTTTCTTCAGAAGTAGCAGATATAAGAATGCGCTATTTTACACCAGGGTTTGAAATGGATTTATGTGGTCATGGGACAGTTGGAACTATATATGCCTTGCGTGAAAGAGGTTTATTAGAAGAAAAAGCAAACCTTACGATTGAGACGAAGGCAGGTATTTTACCAATACAAATAGGTGCAAATGAAAATGGAGAAACCTTTATTAAAATGAGGCAGGCAGCACCTCAGTTTAAAGATTTTGCAGGTTCAAAAGAAGAATTAGCTCATAGTATCGGGTTAGAAGTAACTGATTTAGATGCAAGTGTACCAATTGTATATGGAAGTACGGGGAACTGGACTGTAATTGTACCGATTAAAAATCTAGATGCATGTGAAAGAATGAAACCTAAAAATGAGGCGTTTCCATCGGTATTAAAAGAAATACCTAAGGCTTCTATCCATCCAGTTTGTCTAGAAACTTATGATGAACAGGTGCAAATGCACGGTCGTCATTTTTCATCACCTTATTCTGGAATGATTGAAGATCCAGTGACAGGAACAGCTTCAGGGGTAATGGGAGCGTATTATGCGACGTATTTGGAGAAAGATTTTGACCGTGAATTGGAGTTAATCGTTGAGCAAGGACAGGAAATAAATAAAGATGGTCGTGTAACGGTTTATGTAACGAAAGATGTAGAAAATGATAACTTACAAATTGATATTGCTGGAACAGCGGTGTATGTAAAAGAGTTTGAAATTTCAATATAAAAGAATGAAGCCCAGTATATAAACTGGACTTCTTCTTACCTGTTCAACACTTCAATATACGAAGCATCCCCAGCTGTTCTAATAGTAGAGCGGAAATTATTGTTTTCTAACGTTTCAGCAACTTGTTTTAATTGCTGTGCATCATCGTGATGAATAATTAAACTATCTGCACCACTTTCTTCTATATGAATATGCTCAACATTTCCAATCGCTTCATGTATAGCTTTTAAAAATTCAGGTTTCATATTGTCCTCCTATATGTATGTAACGTCGTTAAATAGTATTTCCTTATTTTTGAAATATAAAAGTAAATGAAAGGAGAAATGAAAATGAATATAACGCAGTTCAAAGAACATATTACATCACTTTTTGAAGAGCATCTTAATAAATACGGTGATGACGAGTATGGCTTCACTCACATTAGTAAAGAGGAATTTCACAAAATAGGTTACACGACAAATTTGACGCTAGAAACAATTGAAGAAGCGTATAGAAATGGTGTCGATATGATAGTTACACATCATGCACCGTGGAGTTTTCTATTCGGTATGGAAGAGGCTTGTATTGAGAAATTAAAAGAATATGAAATGAATCATTTTTGGATTCATTTGCCGTTAGATTTTGTAAAGTTTGGCACGTGTACGTCGTTATTTAATGAAATTGGGATAGATACAATACTGGAATATTCCACGTATGAGGAAGAAGAGCTACCGGGAATAGGAGAATATAAAGAAGCGATTCCGTTTTCAAATTTAGTTGAAAAACTTGAAGAGAGAATGGAAGAGAAAGTGAAGAGCTGGAAAAATCATGACAGGCCAGTAAAACGGATTGCGATATTAACAGGTGCAGGAAACAATACAAACCTTATTGAGCGTGCGCTAGAAAAAGGTTGTGATACGTACATAACGGGAGAAAAAACATTATATACAGTGCAACATGCGAAATTTAAAGGCATCAATTTGATTGTAGGAAGCCACACATTTACAGAAGTATTTGGTGTAGAAAGTTTGGCTCGTAAGTTAAAAGAAAGAGATCGTGCAATAGAGATTATTAGATTAAATGAAGAGCATTTGGAGTGAGGGAAATGGTAACTATATGCGCAAATTATGGGGAATCAAAAGTGAGGTTAACGTGGAAAAAAGATTGTATATTGCCAGAATACGAAAGAATCACGAGTGTTCACGGTTTTTGTTTTCATAATAATAAGGTTTTACTGATAGACCATGAGCAGCGTGGTTGGGACTTTCCTGGTGGGCATATAGAAGAAGGGGAACTACCAGAAGAATGTTTTAAAAGAGAAGCGTGGGAAGAAGGTTATGTAAAAGGAGAATGTACTTTATTTGGATATATTATCGTTGACCATAGTGATAATCCAAATTGGAATGAAAATAGTCCGTATCCAAAAGTAGGGTATCAGCCGTTCTACCGGATGGAGATTAATGAAGTGCATAAGTTTGACGGTGAGTATGAATCCGATAAAAGGATGTTTGTTAGAGTAGAAGAGAGTGCAGCGTATCATTATAAATGGAATGAATTATATGATGAAATCTTGAAGGAAGCCGTTTTGATAAAATGAAAATTAATTTCTGCAATATTAAGATGTTAGAAGGGATTCTCTTGCGATTGTCAAATAATAGTAAAGTTGTCTTTTGAATTGAGGGAATCTTCGGAATTAAAGGGTGAGGGAATGGACATTTCAATAATTGCTGCACAACTAGTTAAGGAGAAAGTTATTTCAAATTATCCAAATAGCGTAAAAGCGTTGAACGGAGGAACGACAAGTACTGTATATTTGTTGGACGAAAAATATGTAGTAAAGTTGAATGAAGCGGAAGTAATACGTGAAGAAGCTAATTTTCTCTCATTTTATGAGGAGAATAGTTTATTTTCAAAGCTTTTGTATAAGGAACCTTTACATACATATTTCGTGTATTCTTTCCTTGAAGGTAATACTTCGTGTAAACAAGGATATAAACGAAGTACGCTTCGTACACTTGTAAAAGAAGTTATCAATAAGTATAAAATGGTTCCAGAGGCAGAAGGCTGGGGATGGAAAGAAAGTCCGGTTCAATGTTGGAATGAATTTTTAACGGCAAATGTGATGGAAGCTTATGAAAATGTAAGACGTTACATAAGTGAGGAAGATTATAGAATTGTTCTTAAACTAGCAAATAGGGATGCCGGAGTAAATCAGCCATTTTTATTACATGGTGATTTCGGATTTCATAATTTTATATTTCGGCAGAATAGGTTACATGGGGTAATTGATCCGTTACCTATTTTAGGAGATCCTTTATATGATTTAATTTATGCGTTCTGTTCAACTCCGGAAGATGTAACGAAAGAAACGATTGATTATGTGATGAAGCAATGTGTATTTCATAAAACAGAACGAGATTTATACGAAGAAATAGTAATAGGATTATATTTGCGTATAGATACATGTGTAAGACACCACCCGAAAGATTTAGAAGATTACTTAATAGCTTGGCGTTATTGGATGGGCGAAATTGAGCCGGCTTTATAGTACAAATAGTTTGGGGGAGATAGTGAAATGAACATAGCAGAAGCAAAACGAGATTTAGCACAAAGAACGAAAAAAGGATTTCCAGTTATAATAGCTGGTATTTTATTTTGGGTTGTAGCGAGTATAACGGGTGTTCTTCTTTCAGAAAAGCAAGTTGTGTGGGTGTATTTAATTGGTATGGGGTGTGTGTTTCCTTGCGGCCTAATGATAGCTGCCATATTAAAAATTGATATGTTTGCGAAAGGAAATCCGCTCGGGACTTTAGCAGGAGTAATTGGCGGGATAAATGTATTAAATATTCCGTTTGTGTTACTTGCCTATTTTCAATTTCCAGAGTGGTTACCTTTTGTAGTAGCGATGTTAATAGGTGTTCATTTTGTACCGTACGTATGGATTTATGAAAGTAAAAGTTATGGTTTACTGTCAGTAGGGACCGTATTCGTAACGTCAGTTTGCGGGATTCTTTTTGCTGACAATGGATTTACTGTAATTCCATTGTCAGTTACAGCTGTCTACTTACTAACTCTAATAGGTTTATTAATTGAAAATAAAAAATAGATCATTATCAATAAAAATCAGCTTAATAAAAATATATGGATAGGGGGAATTATTATGAAAAATTTCGTTTGTACAACGTGCGGCGTACAGTATGCAGCGAGTGTGGAAGAACCGGTAAGTTGTGTTATTTGTGATGAGGAGAGACAATATGTGAATCCGAAAGGGCAGTCTTGGACGACTTTAGAAAACTTGCGAACGAGTGATACATATAAAAATGAAATAATAGAAGAAGAGCATAGACTTTATAGCATTACGACAAAACCTAAATTTGCGATCGGTCAAACAGCATTTGTCATCAAAACAGATTCCTATCGTTTATTATGGGATTGTATTACTTATTTAGATGAAACGACAATTGGGAAGATAAAAGAGTGGGGCGGGTTAGATGCGATTGCACTATCTCATCCTCATTATTATTCGATACAAGTAGAATGGGCAGAAACGTTTGATGTACCAATTTATATACATGAAGACGATAAAGAGTGGGTAGTACGCCCGAGTAGTCGTATTATTTATTGGTCTGGTGAGTCTTTACAATTAGCGGACGGAATTACTATTCATCGTCTCGG
It encodes:
- a CDS encoding class I adenylate-forming enzyme family protein, producing the protein MRTMRQLLQKRAMQSPNLEALVGGEKGYSFQQYNERVNQLAHYLLHNGVQRGDRIGILCKNNHPFPSVMMASLKIGAVFIPLNHQLTAYELESIVKEARLKVLVIDDEFSEVVLKINGVKEIPYVIETTKEGFGSFELKLKEQPITEPNVEVHEDDDAIYLFTSGTTGQAKACVIGHKNLHHYFTEIAGQREIPAGERFLSVHPLFHMSGVLSILNCIYHGVTMVFLADSNPTLIWDKIEEEKITTMLAFPAVYSYMLDELDKKERNISAFKVAQSGGTKVPETLIQKYMEKGIYMVQGYGSTEGWVVTSWHPNMGKEKMSSVGKTLKHVELKIVHPETGDELTTNKVGEIHVKSPYMFKGYWNNEEATKKVVKDNWFNMGDAGMIDDDGFLHIMGRYKDVIVRGGDNVYPDQVEDVIHEINGVLEVAVVGIPNDFWGEVPTAYIVKDIQTSLTEEEIIQHCKEKLASYKIPEVVFMDELPKNALGKVLKRELRDVFLVK
- a CDS encoding NUDIX hydrolase, yielding MVTICANYGESKVRLTWKKDCILPEYERITSVHGFCFHNNKVLLIDHEQRGWDFPGGHIEEGELPEECFKREAWEEGYVKGECTLFGYIIVDHSDNPNWNENSPYPKVGYQPFYRMEINEVHKFDGEYESDKRMFVRVEESAAYHYKWNELYDEILKEAVLIK
- a CDS encoding phosphotransferase family protein codes for the protein MDISIIAAQLVKEKVISNYPNSVKALNGGTTSTVYLLDEKYVVKLNEAEVIREEANFLSFYEENSLFSKLLYKEPLHTYFVYSFLEGNTSCKQGYKRSTLRTLVKEVINKYKMVPEAEGWGWKESPVQCWNEFLTANVMEAYENVRRYISEEDYRIVLKLANRDAGVNQPFLLHGDFGFHNFIFRQNRLHGVIDPLPILGDPLYDLIYAFCSTPEDVTKETIDYVMKQCVFHKTERDLYEEIVIGLYLRIDTCVRHHPKDLEDYLIAWRYWMGEIEPAL
- a CDS encoding GNAT family N-acetyltransferase, which gives rise to MKLPLLQVETERLIIRPFQKEDYESWLDGFNKRLPSQYKYDDGYHDMSSSTKEWFTEWIRGFDEAARRDEMYVLGIFQKEDGANIGKLELIKILRMDYQWAMMGYSIHNQHWKNGYGAESVIAALPLFFNGLQFHRIELHIHIDNEPSIRLAERAGFSFECTREAFSMGNGKWVDFLIYYKNNETNK
- a CDS encoding PhzF family phenazine biosynthesis protein, coding for MKTINVFHYDAFTNKPNMGNPAGIVLEADGLTEEDMQRIAEKVGFNETSFVLSSEVADIRMRYFTPGFEMDLCGHGTVGTIYALRERGLLEEKANLTIETKAGILPIQIGANENGETFIKMRQAAPQFKDFAGSKEELAHSIGLEVTDLDASVPIVYGSTGNWTVIVPIKNLDACERMKPKNEAFPSVLKEIPKASIHPVCLETYDEQVQMHGRHFSSPYSGMIEDPVTGTASGVMGAYYATYLEKDFDRELELIVEQGQEINKDGRVTVYVTKDVENDNLQIDIAGTAVYVKEFEISI
- a CDS encoding DUF7010 family protein — protein: MNIAEAKRDLAQRTKKGFPVIIAGILFWVVASITGVLLSEKQVVWVYLIGMGCVFPCGLMIAAILKIDMFAKGNPLGTLAGVIGGINVLNIPFVLLAYFQFPEWLPFVVAMLIGVHFVPYVWIYESKSYGLLSVGTVFVTSVCGILFADNGFTVIPLSVTAVYLLTLIGLLIENKK
- a CDS encoding Nif3-like dinuclear metal center hexameric protein translates to MNITQFKEHITSLFEEHLNKYGDDEYGFTHISKEEFHKIGYTTNLTLETIEEAYRNGVDMIVTHHAPWSFLFGMEEACIEKLKEYEMNHFWIHLPLDFVKFGTCTSLFNEIGIDTILEYSTYEEEELPGIGEYKEAIPFSNLVEKLEERMEEKVKSWKNHDRPVKRIAILTGAGNNTNLIERALEKGCDTYITGEKTLYTVQHAKFKGINLIVGSHTFTEVFGVESLARKLKERDRAIEIIRLNEEHLE